Below is a genomic region from Delftia tsuruhatensis.
TGCCCCGGTAGCGCAGACCATCCCAGGCCGCGACGGGCGGGCGCAGCGCCAGGCCGTGCAGCAGATCGGAAGGCAGGGCGGGGGTATTGCCGGCCGGGCTCATGGCTGAACCTCGCCCGCGTTGGAAGATGGAAAAACGGAGGGCGCCTGCAGCGCGGCGCGCTCCGCACGCAGCTGCACGGCGCGCAGGGCGGCCTGCATGATCTCCACATGCGTGCCACAGCGGCACAGGTTGTGGTGCAGCTCGTTGCGCAGCTCCTGTTCCGAGGGATGGGGGTTGCGGCGCAGCAGGGCCTCGACGGTCATGATCATGCCGTTGAGGCAGTAGCCGCACTGGGCGGCCTGGCAGTCGATGAAGGCCTGCTGCGTGGGGCCGGGGCACTGGCGCGAACCCAAGCCTTCCAGCGTGGTCACCTCGCGTCCCACGGCCGCCTTCACGGGGATCACGCAGGAACGCGCGGCCACGCCGTCGATCAGCACCGTGCAGGCGCCGCACTCGCCCAGGCCGCAGCCGTACTTGGGTCCGTTCAGCTCCAGGTCATTGCGCAGCACATGCAGCAGCGCCGTTCCTGGCTCTGCCGGCACCTCGCATGCGCGTGCATTGACCTGCAGGCGGACGGGGTGGGGTGTACTGCTTGGATGGACTGGGGTTCCCATGGGGCGAGGCTCTTGCAACTTGGCTGCGGTTCAGGATGTCGGCGTTCTGCGGCCGGACGGGAGTGGGACATTCCCGCCCCTCGTCCGGCAAGGCAGCGAGTATCAGGCCGCTGCCTTCACCTTGGGCTCGACCAGGGGCACGTTGAACACGTCGTAGCCGAAGCACCAGGACGGATCTTCGTTGGTACGCAGCCAGGTGTTGTCGTGCGAGATGCGCTGCACCTTGCTCGCACGCTCGGCACGGTTGGCCTCGTACAGGGAGAAGGCAAGCTCGTGGTTGTGGGCACCGACTTCCTTGAGGCAGCGGGCCAGCATGGCGCCGTCCTCGATGGCCATGGCCGCGCCCTGGGCCATGTGGGGCTTCATGGGGTGGCAGGCATCGCCCAGCAGCACCAGGCGGCCACGGCTCCACAGCGGCAGCGGGTCGCGCTCCAGCAGCGACCACTTGGTCACTTCCACGGTGGCATCGATCAGCGCCTGCACCGTGGGGTGCCACCCCGAGAAGGCCTCGCGCATCTCCTCCTTGCTGCTGGGCAGCCAGCGGTCGTTGAGGTCCCACTGCTCGACGGGTACGCCGGTCACGTAGTACAGCTCGTCGGCCTTGCCGGTGACGAAGTAGGTCATCATGTGGCGGTCATCGCTCCACCACTTCACGCAGGCATCGAAGGGCAGCATGCCGGCCTTGACCTCGGGCGTGGGGAACACGGCGCGGTGGGCCAGGTAGCCCGCGTACTTGGGCAGCTCGGGGCCCAGCAGTTCCTCGCGGATGCGGGAGTTCACCCCATCGGCGCCGATGACGATGTCGGCCTCCTCGGTCGTGCCGTCGGCGAAATG
It encodes:
- a CDS encoding (2Fe-2S)-binding protein — translated: MGTPVHPSSTPHPVRLQVNARACEVPAEPGTALLHVLRNDLELNGPKYGCGLGECGACTVLIDGVAARSCVIPVKAAVGREVTTLEGLGSRQCPGPTQQAFIDCQAAQCGYCLNGMIMTVEALLRRNPHPSEQELRNELHHNLCRCGTHVEIMQAALRAVQLRAERAALQAPSVFPSSNAGEVQP
- a CDS encoding FAD-dependent monooxygenase, encoding MSQSPRIAVVGAGLGGAAAAKLLLQEGFNVRVYEQAPSFSRLGAGIHVGPNVMKILRRIGIEDALNGQGSHPDYWYSRHWQTGDVLAQIPLGDYAVKEYGASYLTVHRGDFHALLIEALPDSVMAYGKFLTKVEDRGHVVVMHFADGTTEEADIVIGADGVNSRIREELLGPELPKYAGYLAHRAVFPTPEVKAGMLPFDACVKWWSDDRHMMTYFVTGKADELYYVTGVPVEQWDLNDRWLPSSKEEMREAFSGWHPTVQALIDATVEVTKWSLLERDPLPLWSRGRLVLLGDACHPMKPHMAQGAAMAIEDGAMLARCLKEVGAHNHELAFSLYEANRAERASKVQRISHDNTWLRTNEDPSWCFGYDVFNVPLVEPKVKAAA